In one window of Candidatus Binatia bacterium DNA:
- the priA gene encoding primosomal protein N': MVLENGATALSSTGKPAEPSEQPDPHAVGTSAPEGPIVQVALIPAQGNLDILDYVVPESLAHEVAVGSRVVVPLGRRFVMGVVIQQVEHSAAPHLRPISACLDHNGPLFDPLLLELARWLGEYYLGSLSEAIATMIPSAIKVRVRRLLSTAPSALTEVADPKDRNIVEHVARHAWIPVPTLRRQLKEAFSTARLERLCRQGILLVRYQAEASVPAERQGLRIVRISTPLPELEVEVWMQRRPALWRFYEYLYHHPSGYATLDELQANFPSARAKLRLLEEAGVIEWDRLAPEPILSSSTETASQALPLTAHQSEAVRQLRASLHEGFVPFLLFGVTGSGKTEVYLQTAEACLSAGKTVLALVPEISLTHQLVTALRGRFGSEVALLHSGLSPRERWQQWERIASGAVHLAVGARSAVFAPLRNLGLIIVDEEHDGAYKQEEGLRYHARDVAVMRARLANCTIVLGSATPSLESYYNARRGRYRLLHLPERIDTRPLPTVELIDLRGTRVHGRALPLSQTLCSALEFNLAVKQQSLLFLNRRGYARFLQCLECGAVMNCANCSVSLTYHQRKAALQCHHCGRTTPAPRCCPQCGGTAVAAWSAGTEQVEQVVRALLPHARVARLDRDVAARPKALLEILNHWIAGNFDILIGTQMVTKGHHVPNVTLVGVILADLSRNLPDFRSSERTFQLLTQVAGRAGRGDVPGRVLVQTYRPEDPVLQWAASQDYEGFARYELSHRQELAYPPFSRLVLARVEARHEEEAQTVAHQFAATVAALGGHALQVLGPAPAPLLRLRGWYRWQVLLRSTHSAIARRSAAHARTLVRERLSQKAHVRIVLDVDPQSLL; encoded by the coding sequence ATGGTTCTTGAGAACGGGGCCACCGCCTTGTCCTCAACTGGGAAACCGGCAGAGCCATCTGAACAGCCTGACCCTCACGCTGTGGGGACTTCAGCACCAGAGGGCCCGATCGTCCAAGTCGCGCTGATCCCGGCACAAGGCAACTTGGACATCCTGGACTACGTCGTACCTGAGTCTCTCGCCCACGAGGTGGCAGTCGGCAGCCGTGTGGTCGTTCCCCTCGGGCGCCGATTTGTCATGGGTGTGGTCATCCAACAGGTCGAACACTCCGCAGCTCCTCACTTGCGCCCAATCTCCGCGTGCCTCGACCACAACGGCCCTTTGTTCGACCCCTTGCTGCTCGAACTCGCCCGTTGGCTTGGCGAATATTACCTCGGCTCCCTGAGCGAGGCGATTGCCACGATGATTCCCAGTGCGATCAAGGTACGCGTGCGGCGCCTCCTGTCGACTGCACCATCGGCACTGACGGAGGTGGCTGACCCAAAGGATCGCAACATCGTTGAGCATGTCGCTCGGCATGCTTGGATTCCTGTGCCAACACTACGCCGTCAGCTCAAAGAAGCGTTTTCGACTGCGCGGCTAGAGCGCCTATGCCGGCAAGGCATCCTCCTCGTGCGTTATCAAGCCGAGGCATCCGTCCCGGCCGAACGGCAAGGTCTTCGAATCGTCCGCATCAGCACCCCGCTCCCTGAACTCGAGGTCGAAGTCTGGATGCAACGGCGCCCGGCGCTGTGGCGTTTCTACGAATACCTCTACCACCACCCCAGCGGCTACGCGACGCTCGACGAGCTCCAAGCCAACTTCCCCTCTGCTCGGGCCAAGCTCCGCCTCTTAGAAGAGGCGGGGGTCATCGAATGGGACCGCTTAGCCCCGGAACCCATCTTGTCATCATCCACGGAAACGGCTTCCCAGGCTTTGCCTTTAACTGCCCACCAAAGCGAGGCCGTTCGTCAGTTGAGGGCTTCGTTACACGAGGGGTTTGTGCCCTTTCTCCTATTTGGGGTCACCGGTAGTGGGAAGACCGAGGTTTACCTCCAAACAGCCGAGGCCTGTCTTTCTGCGGGAAAAACAGTCCTGGCGCTGGTGCCAGAGATTTCCCTCACGCATCAGTTGGTCACCGCACTCCGAGGGCGCTTTGGCAGCGAGGTGGCTTTGTTGCATAGCGGATTGAGCCCGCGCGAGCGCTGGCAACAGTGGGAGCGCATCGCTTCCGGAGCCGTACACCTTGCCGTCGGCGCGCGCAGTGCAGTTTTCGCTCCGCTCCGGAACCTGGGCTTGATCATTGTCGACGAGGAGCACGACGGTGCGTACAAGCAAGAGGAGGGGCTGCGCTATCACGCGCGCGATGTCGCCGTCATGCGCGCCCGCCTGGCTAACTGCACCATCGTGCTCGGCTCGGCCACCCCTTCCCTCGAGAGTTACTACAACGCACGCCGAGGTCGCTACCGGCTTTTGCACCTACCCGAACGCATCGACACCCGTCCTCTACCCACGGTGGAATTGATCGACCTCCGTGGCACTCGGGTCCACGGGCGTGCTCTCCCACTCTCGCAGACTCTCTGCTCGGCGCTCGAGTTCAACCTTGCGGTCAAGCAACAAAGCTTGCTCTTCCTCAATCGTCGTGGATATGCCCGCTTTCTGCAGTGCCTTGAGTGCGGAGCGGTGATGAACTGCGCGAACTGCTCCGTGAGCCTGACCTACCACCAACGGAAGGCCGCCCTACAGTGCCACCATTGTGGCCGTACGACCCCCGCACCACGCTGTTGCCCTCAGTGCGGGGGAACTGCAGTGGCGGCATGGAGTGCGGGCACGGAGCAGGTGGAGCAGGTAGTGCGTGCGTTGCTCCCCCATGCTCGCGTTGCCCGGCTGGATCGCGATGTAGCCGCGCGACCGAAGGCGTTGCTGGAGATCCTCAATCACTGGATCGCGGGGAACTTCGACATTTTGATCGGCACACAAATGGTGACCAAGGGTCATCATGTTCCCAACGTCACTCTCGTCGGAGTGATCCTTGCAGATCTCTCCCGCAACCTGCCCGACTTTCGCTCCAGCGAACGCACCTTCCAGCTTCTCACCCAAGTGGCCGGGCGTGCCGGCCGGGGCGACGTTCCCGGACGCGTGCTTGTGCAAACCTATCGGCCAGAAGATCCAGTCCTCCAATGGGCGGCCAGCCAAGACTACGAGGGATTTGCCCGCTACGAGCTCTCCCACCGGCAAGAGCTCGCCTACCCTCCGTTTTCCCGGCTCGTACTCGCACGTGTCGAGGCGCGGCACGAAGAGGAAGCGCAAACTGTGGCACATCAGTTCGCGGCTACCGTTGCCGCACTGGGCGGACACGCTCTCCAAGTGCTCGGACCGGCACCAGCGCCGTTGCTCCGGCTGCGCGGCTGGTACCGTTGGCAAGTCCTCCTTCGATCCACTCATTCCGCAATCGCTCGCCGGAGCGCGGCCCACGCGCGGACCCTGGTACGGGAACGCTTGTCCCAAAAGGCACATGTGAGGATCGTTCTCGATGTCGACCCCCAGTCCTTACTGTGA